A stretch of the Corylus avellana chromosome ca6, CavTom2PMs-1.0 genome encodes the following:
- the LOC132185431 gene encoding glutamate decarboxylase 4-like — protein MGRLQESKGLPPITIVPISDEILLIGLGVRELGYHVMDPVKAAEMVDENTICVAAILGSTLTGEFENVKLLNELLVKKNKETGWDTPIHVDAASGGFIAPFLHPELEWDFRMPLVKSINVSGHKYGLVYAGVGRVIWRSKGRCICLVPALSTEHDTLHFK, from the exons ATGGGCCGCCTCCAAGAATCAAAGGGATTGCCTCCAATTACTATTGTTCCAATTAGTGATGAAATCCTCCTAATAGGGTTGGGTGTTCGTGAGTTG GGATATCATGTGATGGATCCTGTGAAGGCAGCAGAGATGGTAGATGAGAACACCATCTGTGTTGCAGCAATTCTTGGATCAACCTTGACGGGAGAGTTTGAGAATGTGAAGCTTCTGAATGAACTGCTTGTCAAAAAGAATAAGGAGACAGGGTGGGACACCCCAATCCACGTTGATGCTGCCAGTGGAGGGTTCATAGCCCCATTCCTTCACCCTGAGCTGGAGTGGGATTTCCGCATGCCCCTGGTGAAGAGCATAAATGTCAGTGGCCATAAGTATGGGCTTGTCTACGCTGGTGTTGGGCGGGTTATTTGGAGAAGTAAAGGAAGATGCATTTGCCTTGTGCCCGCCTTGTCAACGGAACATGATACTCTacatttcaaatga
- the LOC132184855 gene encoding UPF0481 protein At3g47200-like isoform X1: MEIVVGEATDDHVVDEGLLAKMEDRFFKSSCYPSTLPPETGTNEKRCIFRLPRRLKNINGKWLEPQVVALGPYHHGKPQLQMMEELKWRCLAPFMESRKGKLAACLIQLRPLEKEVRECYSESESEAINLMSTDELLQMMVIDGFFILALFFRAKLNLTELDRDERSIYNNPLYRLDMVILPKIFGDLLLLENQIPSCVLNTLYTICFNISSRKSLFVIATNFLCSISIIPESRNMPATDRLHWLHLLDLVRLVFISRAYNKAIISRAHYKKMQKTYDYRPFTLIPCVMKLRRAGIKVNRHTADSFLDVKFNNGVIKMPGLILDDSMCSLLVNCVAFEQSCNVSKSFSIYATLLDCLVNTARDVDYLCNRRVIDNFLGTDAEAVQFINKLGKDLTIYKDRGDSDYFFLLDVFGDVNKYYRKRLNWGKWMSFKREYFGKPWLLISAIVGFVLLVLTFLQTFYTIYAYYVHPKN, from the coding sequence ATGGAAATTGTGGTAGGAGAAGCTACTGATGATCACGTCGTCGACGAGGGCCTCCTAGCCAAGATGGAAGACAGGTTCTTCAAGAGTAGTTGTTACCCATCAACATTGCCTCCTGAAACAGGAACCAATGAAAAGCGTTGCATCTTCAGGCTTCCTAGGAGGCTCAAGAACATAAACGGTAAGTGGCTCGAGCCCCAGGTGGTCGCCCTCGGGCCTTACCACCACGGCAAGCCTCAGCTCCAGATGATGGAGGAGCTCAAGTGGCGTTGCCTCGCCCCCTTTATGGAGAGTAGAAAGGGAAAATTAGCGGCGTGCTTGATACAATTACGTCCACTTGAAAAGGAAGTGAGGGAGTGTTATTCCGAATCCGAATCCGAAGCCATCAACCTCATGAGTACCGATGAGCTCCTTCAAATGATGGTCATTGATGGTTTTTTTATACTAGCGTTGTTTTTCCGCGCTAAATTAAATTTAACTGAACTAGATCGAGATGAACGGTCCATCTACAACAACCCTCTCTACAGGCTAGATATGGTAATATTACCCAAGATATTCGGGGACTTGCTCTTGCTTGAGAATCAGATCCCGTCTTGTGTTTTGAATACGTTATATACAATTTGCTTTAATATTAGCTCTCGTAAGTCCTTGTTTGTTATTGCCACGAATTTTCTTTGCTCCATATCGATCATCCCAGAATCCAGAAACATGCCTGCAACTGATCGGCTCCACTGGTTACATTTGCTGGACCTTGTTCGGTTGGTATTTATCTCACGTGCTTATAATAAAGCTATTATCTCACGTGCTCATTAtaaaaaaatgcagaaaacaTATGATTACAGACCATTCACTCTAATTCCCTGTGTCATGAAGCTACGTCGTGCCGGGATTAAGGTCAATCGGCATACGGCGGACAGCTTCTTGGATGTGAAATTCAACAATGGTGTGATTAAGATGCCCGGTCTAATTCTCGACGACTCAATGTGCTCATTGCTAGTGAACTGCGTGGCATTCGAGCAGTCGTGCAACGTTTCCAAATCCTTTTCGATTTACGCTACGTTGCTGGACTGCCTTGTCAACACTGCTAGGGACGTTGACTACCTTTGTAACCGTCGTGTCATTGACAATTTCTTAGGGACTGACGCCGAGGCTGTGCAATTCATCAATAAATTGGGCAAGGACTTGACCATTTATAAAGATCGTGGTGACAGTGATTACTTTTTCTTGTTGGACGTTTTTGGAGATGTAAACAAGTATTATCGGAAAAGGTTGAATTGGGGCAAGTGGATGAGCTTCAAGCGCGAGTATTTTGGAAAGCCATGGTTGTTGATTTCGGCAATTGTTGGGTTTGTGCTTTTAGTGCTTACTTTTTTGCAGACCTTCTACACCATTTATGCTTATTATGTGCATCCTAAAAACTAA
- the LOC132185430 gene encoding UPF0481 protein At3g47200-like: protein MEDRFSKSSHPSTVTYEKHCIFRLSRRLNNINGKSLDPQVVALGLGPYHHGKPQLQNMEELKWRWLASFMESKKGKLEECLIQLRPLEKEVRECYSETIKLSADELLQMMVVDGCFILMLFISARVNLDLGKAYMDLKLIYELDMVILPKIYRDLLLLENQIPSCVLKTLYKICIRSKSLFVIATKFFRSISVIPEFTNILDSLEWLHLLDLVRMIFISRRHNKEIRRTDDYGPFNLIPCVTKLRRAGIKVNRHMADSFLDVKFNNGVIEMPDINLNNKMCSLLVNCVAFEQYSCNIFKHFSIYAMLLDCLVNTARDVDHLYDRHVIDNFFGTDAETAQFINNLGKDLIINKDHSHDNDNSFLLELFGDVNKYYQKRMNNWGNWQWTSEHEYFGKPWLLISAFVGFVLLVLTFLQTFYTMYAYVHPKN from the coding sequence ATGGAAGACAGGTTCTCCAAGAGTAGTCACCCATCAACAGTAACCTATGAAAAGCATTGCATCTTCAGGCTTTCTAGGAGGCTCAACAACATAAACGGTAAGTCACTCGATCCCCAGGTGGTCGCCCTCGGCCTCGGGCCATACCACCACGGCAAGCCTCAGCTCCAGAATATGGAGGAGCTCAAGTGGCGGTGGCTCGCCTCCTTTATGGAGagtaaaaagggaaaattagaGGAGTGCTTGATACAATTACGTCCACTTGAAAAGGAAGTCAGGGAGTGTTATTCCGAAACCATCAAGCTTAGTGCCGATGAGCTCCTTCAAATGATGGTCGTTGATGGttgttttatattaatgttGTTTATCAGCGCTAGAGTAAATCTAGATCTAGGTAAAGCGTACATGGACCTCAAACTTATATACGAGCTAGATATGGTAATATTACCCAAGATATACAGGGACTTGCTCCTGCTTGAGAATCAGATCCCATCTTGTGTTCTCAAGACGTTATATAAAATTTGCATTAGATCTAAGTCCTTGTTTGTTATCGCCACCAAATTTTTTAGGTCCATATCTGTCATCCCAGAATTCACAAACATACTTGATTCGCTCGAATGGTTGCATTTGCTGGACCTTGTTCGGATGATATTTATCTCACGTCGTCATAATAAAGAAATTCGGAGAACAGACGATTATGGACCATTCAATCTAATTCCCTGTGTCACAAAGCTACGCCGTGCAGGGATTAAGGTCAATCGGCATATGGCGGACAGCTTCTTGGATGTGAAATTCAACAACGGTGTGATTGAAATGCCCGATATAAATCTCAACAACAAAATGTGCTCGTTGCTAGTGAACTGCGTGGCATTCGAGCAATACTCGTGCaacattttcaaacatttttcGATTTACGCTATGTTGCTGGACTGCCTTGTCAACACTGCTAGGGACGTCGACCACCTTTATGACCGTCACGTCATTGACAATTTCTTTGGGACCGACGCCGAGACTGCGCAATTCATCAATAACTTGGGCAAGGACTTGATCATAAATAAAGATCACAGTCATGATAACGATAACTCTTTTTTGTTGGAGCTTTTTGGAGATGTAAACAAGTATTATCAGAAACGGATGAATAATTGGGGCAATTGGCAGTGGACAAGTGAGCACGAGTATTTTGGAAAGCCATGGTTGTTGATTTCGGCATTTGTTGGGTTTGTGCTCCTAGTGCTTACATTTTTGCAGACCTTCTACACCATGTATGCCTATGTGCATCCTAAAAACTAA
- the LOC132184855 gene encoding UPF0481 protein At3g47200-like isoform X2: MEIVVGEATDDHVVDEGLLAKMEDRFFKSSCYPSTLPPETGTNEKRCIFRLPRRLKNINGKWLEPQVVALGPYHHGKPQLQMMEELKWRCLAPFMESRKGKLAACLIQLRPLEKEVRECYSESESEAINLMSTDELLQMMVIDGFFILALFFRAKLNLTELDRDERSIYNNPLYRLDMVILPKIFGDLLLLENQIPSCVLNTLYTICFNISSRKSLFVIATNFLCSISIIPESRNMPATDRLHWLHLLDLVRYVVPGLRSIGIRRTASWM; encoded by the exons ATGGAAATTGTGGTAGGAGAAGCTACTGATGATCACGTCGTCGACGAGGGCCTCCTAGCCAAGATGGAAGACAGGTTCTTCAAGAGTAGTTGTTACCCATCAACATTGCCTCCTGAAACAGGAACCAATGAAAAGCGTTGCATCTTCAGGCTTCCTAGGAGGCTCAAGAACATAAACGGTAAGTGGCTCGAGCCCCAGGTGGTCGCCCTCGGGCCTTACCACCACGGCAAGCCTCAGCTCCAGATGATGGAGGAGCTCAAGTGGCGTTGCCTCGCCCCCTTTATGGAGAGTAGAAAGGGAAAATTAGCGGCGTGCTTGATACAATTACGTCCACTTGAAAAGGAAGTGAGGGAGTGTTATTCCGAATCCGAATCCGAAGCCATCAACCTCATGAGTACCGATGAGCTCCTTCAAATGATGGTCATTGATGGTTTTTTTATACTAGCGTTGTTTTTCCGCGCTAAATTAAATTTAACTGAACTAGATCGAGATGAACGGTCCATCTACAACAACCCTCTCTACAGGCTAGATATGGTAATATTACCCAAGATATTCGGGGACTTGCTCTTGCTTGAGAATCAGATCCCGTCTTGTGTTTTGAATACGTTATATACAATTTGCTTTAATATTAGCTCTCGTAAGTCCTTGTTTGTTATTGCCACGAATTTTCTTTGCTCCATATCGATCATCCCAGAATCCAGAAACATGCCTGCAACTGATCGGCTCCACTGGTTACATTTGCTGGACCTTGTTCG CTACGTCGTGCCGGGATTAAGGTCAATCGGCATACGGCGGACAGCTTCTTGGATGTGA